In Stenotrophomonas sp. ASS1, the following proteins share a genomic window:
- a CDS encoding VOC family protein, producing MNRRIALTTLVVADYDEAIAWYTGKLGFALLEDIDQGHKRWVVVGPTDGSAAALLLARASDEEQRSRIGNQTGGRVAFFLNTDDFHRDHAAMLAAGVEFLEAPREEPYATVAVFRDLYGNTWDLLEPRQ from the coding sequence ATGAACCGGCGCATCGCCCTGACCACCCTGGTGGTGGCCGACTACGACGAAGCCATCGCCTGGTACACCGGCAAGCTCGGCTTCGCGCTGCTGGAGGACATCGACCAGGGCCACAAGCGCTGGGTGGTGGTGGGCCCGACCGACGGCAGTGCCGCCGCCCTGCTGCTGGCCCGTGCCAGCGACGAGGAACAGCGCAGCCGCATCGGCAACCAGACCGGTGGCCGCGTCGCCTTCTTCCTCAACACCGATGACTTCCACCGCGACCACGCGGCGATGCTGGCCGCCGGGGTCGAGTTCCTGGAAGCGCCGCGCGAAGAACCCTATGCAACGGTCGCGGTGTTCCGCGATTTGTATGGCAACACCTGGGACCTGCTGGAGCCCCGTCAATGA
- the rdgB gene encoding RdgB/HAM1 family non-canonical purine NTP pyrophosphatase: MKKLVLASHNAGKLVEMQEILADLPLQITSAAELGLGDVEETGLTFVENALLKARAACEATGLPALADDSGLIVDALGGAPGLYSARYAGHPTNAAANNAKLLEAMADVPDGQRGARFYAVIVLLRHATDPQPLICEGRWEGQIIRELRGTNGFGYNPVFLDTTHGLTAAEMEPALKNAISHRAIALQQLKQQLATLY; the protein is encoded by the coding sequence ATGAAGAAACTGGTACTGGCCAGCCACAACGCCGGCAAGCTGGTGGAGATGCAGGAGATCCTCGCCGACCTGCCGCTGCAGATCACCTCGGCCGCCGAGCTGGGCCTGGGCGACGTGGAAGAGACCGGCCTGACCTTCGTCGAGAACGCGCTGCTGAAGGCGCGCGCGGCCTGCGAAGCGACCGGCCTGCCGGCGCTGGCCGATGATTCCGGCCTGATCGTCGATGCCCTCGGCGGTGCGCCGGGCCTTTACAGCGCGCGCTATGCCGGCCACCCGACCAATGCCGCGGCCAACAACGCCAAGCTGCTGGAGGCGATGGCCGACGTTCCCGATGGCCAGCGCGGCGCCCGCTTCTATGCGGTGATCGTGCTGCTGCGTCACGCCACCGACCCGCAGCCGCTGATCTGCGAAGGTCGCTGGGAGGGCCAGATCATCCGCGAACTGCGCGGCACGAATGGTTTCGGCTACAACCCGGTGTTCCTGGATACCACCCACGGCCTGACCGCCGCGGAGATGGAGCCGGCCCTGAAAAACGCCATCAGCCACCGTGCCATTGCCCTGCAACAGCTCAAGCAGCAGCTGGCGACGCTGTACTGA